A region from the Desulfobacterales bacterium genome encodes:
- a CDS encoding MarR family EPS-associated transcriptional regulator encodes MNKTLLKHFEDEIRMGVLKILSTPERGITQREMAQRLNISLGKTNYCLAELVKKGYVRVKRFKNSHNKAAYAYLLTSRGIEEKVQLTVKFLKLKLSEYEVLEKEIEELRTEVAALQPESKID; translated from the coding sequence ATGAACAAAACGTTACTCAAGCATTTTGAAGATGAAATTCGGATGGGGGTACTCAAGATTCTATCAACCCCTGAACGCGGAATCACCCAGCGCGAAATGGCTCAGCGCCTGAACATCAGCCTGGGAAAGACCAATTACTGTTTGGCCGAGCTTGTGAAAAAAGGATACGTTCGGGTCAAGCGGTTTAAAAACAGTCACAACAAAGCCGCTTATGCCTATCTGCTCACTTCCCGCGGCATTGAGGAAAAAGTTCAACTCACTGTGAAATTTTTGAAACTGAAACTGAGTGAGTATGAAGTTCTGGAAAAAGAAATCGAAGAATTGCGAACAGAGGTTGCTGCCCTTCAGCCGGAAAGCAAAATCGACTGA